Part of the Methylovirgula sp. 4M-Z18 genome is shown below.
CGCACGCCTCTTTCGTGATGATCCGGCAGCAGTTGAAGAGACGACGCGCTTTTTAGCCAAGCTTGATTTCAACCTTGATGAATTGGGCTACGAATATCCGCATGAGCCTTATGAAGGCTATTCTAGCCCTGGTGAGGCTCTGGCCGACCTTGCTGATAAAGGCGCGCGGAATCGATACGGCGGAATTATTCCTGAACACATCAAAAAAGCGCTCGCATATGAATTGGAGATCATCTCACGGCTAAAGTACGAACCTTATTTTCTCACCGTTTACGACATCGTGAAATTCGCGCGCAGCGAAGATATTCTCTGCCAAGGACGAGGATCGGCCGCCAATTCCGCCGTCTGCTATTGCTTGGGCATCACCGAAATTTCGCCCGAACGTGTGAATGGCCTATTGTTCGAACGTTTCGTTTCAGAAAATCGCAATGAGCCACCAGATATTGACGTCGATTTCGAACACGAAAAGCGAGAAAAGGTCATTCAATACATTTATAAGCGCTATGGTCGCAAGCGTGCCGGCATAGCCGCGACGGTCATTACCTATCGCTCGCGCAGTGCCATTCGCGATGTTGGAAAAGTGTTCGGCCTTTCGGAAGATGCAATTGGCGCACTGTCGCATTCGACGTGGGGATCGACCTCGCGCGGCATTTCCGATGACGAAGCGCGACGCGTCGGCCTCGATCCAGACGATCCGCGCCTTGCCAAAGCTTTGACGCTTGCAAAAGATCTCACTGGCTTTCCACGCCATCTCTCGCAGCACGTCGGCGGTTTCGTGTTGACACGTTACCGTCTTGATGAATCTGTGCCGATCGGCAATGCCGCGATGGACGATCGTACGTTCATCGAATGGGACAAAGACGATCTCGATGCGGTTGGCATGATGAAGGTCGATGTACTGGCGCTCGGTATGTTGACCGCCATAAAGAAAATGCTCGATTTGCTGAAGCGGCATTATGGCGTGCATAAAACCTTGGCATCCATCCCCGAAGGGCACGAACGTGTTTACAACATGATCCAAAGGGCCGATACGCTTGGCGTGTTCCAGATCGAAAGCCGTGCGCAAATGTCGATGTTGCCGCGCCTGAAGCCGGTGAATTTTTACGATCTCGTCATTGAAGTCGCCATCGTTCGACCCGGCCCGATTCAAGGCAATATGGTGCATCCCTATTTGCAGCGGCGACAAAATCCAAGTTCTGTCGTCTTTCCTAGCCCTTCTCCCGAAGAAGGACCTGCTAATGAACTGGAAGACGTCTTAGGAAAAACCCTTGGCGTACCGCTGTTTCAGGAACAGGCAATGCGCATCGCCATCGTCGCGGCAAAATTCACGCCCGCCGAAGCCGATCAATTGCGCCGCGCCATGGCCACGTTCCGGCATGCAGGCACGATCCACCAATTCGAAAGCAAGTTGATCGAGGGCATGGTGAAGCGCGGCTATGCGCGCGAGTTTGCCGAACGCTGCTTCCGTCAGATCAAGGGCTTCGGTGAATACGGCTTTCCCGAAAGCCATGCGGCAAGTTTCGCTTTGCTCGTCTATGCCTCCGCCTATCTCAAATGCTATTATCCCGATGTCTTCGCCGCCGGCCTGCTCAACGCGCAGCCGCTGGGGTTTTATTCGCCGGGGCAGATCGTGCGCGATGCGCGCGAACATGGCATCGAGGTGCGCGCACCCGACATCAATGCGTCCCATTGGGATGCGACGCTGGAACTCGGTCCGCCGCATCCGCCGCATGAAAAACACGCGAGCATGGTGGGCGATATCAAGACCACCCACGCGCTGCGCCTCGGCTTCCGCCAGATCAAGGGCTTTTCGCAAGACGATGCGAATTGCATCGCCGACCATCGCGGCGAGGGCTATGATTCCATCCGCGACCTGTGGCTGCGCACGCGCTTGCACCCGAGCGTGCTGGAGCGCCTCGCCGACGCGGATGCCTTCACCTCGCTCGGCCTGTCGCGGCGCGATGCGCTCTGGATTGTCCGGGGCCTCGGCCGCGCCGGCGACAAGGAAGATTTGCCGCTTTTATCCTTCGCGCAACAACAGCCGCTCGAACCCGACATGGCCTTGCCGCCCATGCTGGCCGGCGAGCACGTGGTGATGGATTATCGGTATTTGCATCTCAGCCTCAAAGCGCATCCGCTCAGCTTCCTGCGCCGCGAGTTGCAGCTTTTACGCATTTCGCCCTGCGATGATTTGCGTCGCACGGAAGACGACCGACGCGTGAGCGTCGCCGGGCTGGTGACGGTGCGCCAGCGCCCCGGCACGGCGAAAGGCACGATCTTCTTGACCCTCGAGGACGAAACCGGCATCGCCAACATCATCGTCTGGCCGAAAACCTTCGAGATCTTCCGCGCCATCGTGCTCGGCGCGCGCTTCATCCGCGCGACCGGCCGCCTACAAAGCGAAAGCGGCGTCACGCACATCGTCGCCGACACGCTAGAGGACATGACCGCGCGCCTGAGCGCCCTGCAGGCCGGCAAAAACGATCTGCAGGACCTCGCCCATGCCGACGAGATCAAGCGCGGCACGGGCGACGACCCACGCCAGAAGAACCGCCCGCCGATCGAGCCCGACATCGCCATCGACCTCGACGTCCCCGCCCGCGCAACCCGCCACGTGCCGGCGCGGATGGCGGGGTGACAATAACCTCATGATTCTTCCCCGCCGGCGGCCAGCGGCAACAGATCGACAAGGCGCTGGTCTCGCCGTCACAGTCCGCTCCAGGTCAAGACTCCGGGCCATCACGGATGCGCCTGTCAAAAATTGACACTTCCAGCTTGGTGCGCCTCGTTCGATGTGCTCAATATGCGCCAATGCCGGCCGCCACAAAAATCAATAGGGCCGAGGGAACTCCCCTTGACAGGCGGTGAATTGCGCAAGAAGATCGTATGTACGCAAACAATAATTCAGGCGCTTCTCGAAAGGCGAAGATGGCCATATCCGCTCGAAGCCGAGCGCGCGGAACGCTTCAGGGATTAGCTATCGGCGATGCCCTGGGGATGCCGACGCAATATATGCCGCGAACCCTGGTGGCGGAGCGCTACGGCATTCTCGAGACCTTC
Proteins encoded:
- a CDS encoding error-prone DNA polymerase codes for the protein MSYAELAVMTNYSFLRGASKPGELVARAKELGYAGIGIADRNSLAGMVRAHVAAKNLGIKLAVGAHLVFADDTPEMLAYPTDRAAYGRLTRLLTTGNLRTGKKGICELTKADLFDYSEGLLFIVLPPARLDAAFTARMQALIEALPQQIWLGATMPRLGSDRRRLHNLRMFAKRLHIKLIAIGDVLYHAPERRVLQDVLTCIREHVTIEAAGYRLETNAERHLKPHAEIARLFRDDPAAVEETTRFLAKLDFNLDELGYEYPHEPYEGYSSPGEALADLADKGARNRYGGIIPEHIKKALAYELEIISRLKYEPYFLTVYDIVKFARSEDILCQGRGSAANSAVCYCLGITEISPERVNGLLFERFVSENRNEPPDIDVDFEHEKREKVIQYIYKRYGRKRAGIAATVITYRSRSAIRDVGKVFGLSEDAIGALSHSTWGSTSRGISDDEARRVGLDPDDPRLAKALTLAKDLTGFPRHLSQHVGGFVLTRYRLDESVPIGNAAMDDRTFIEWDKDDLDAVGMMKVDVLALGMLTAIKKMLDLLKRHYGVHKTLASIPEGHERVYNMIQRADTLGVFQIESRAQMSMLPRLKPVNFYDLVIEVAIVRPGPIQGNMVHPYLQRRQNPSSVVFPSPSPEEGPANELEDVLGKTLGVPLFQEQAMRIAIVAAKFTPAEADQLRRAMATFRHAGTIHQFESKLIEGMVKRGYAREFAERCFRQIKGFGEYGFPESHAASFALLVYASAYLKCYYPDVFAAGLLNAQPLGFYSPGQIVRDAREHGIEVRAPDINASHWDATLELGPPHPPHEKHASMVGDIKTTHALRLGFRQIKGFSQDDANCIADHRGEGYDSIRDLWLRTRLHPSVLERLADADAFTSLGLSRRDALWIVRGLGRAGDKEDLPLLSFAQQQPLEPDMALPPMLAGEHVVMDYRYLHLSLKAHPLSFLRRELQLLRISPCDDLRRTEDDRRVSVAGLVTVRQRPGTAKGTIFLTLEDETGIANIIVWPKTFEIFRAIVLGARFIRATGRLQSESGVTHIVADTLEDMTARLSALQAGKNDLQDLAHADEIKRGTGDDPRQKNRPPIEPDIAIDLDVPARATRHVPARMAG